A region of Streptomyces paludis DNA encodes the following proteins:
- the cseC gene encoding two-component system sensor histidine kinase CseC — protein MKRLVLRTGVRWKISIAIAAVGALVAVALSLVVHNSARVSMLDNAREFQMERLLFAQRMYETTKDPKFGTKINDPALPRDLHRKMKEGRRATFVHENANGSPDIWAAVPMSNGSVLSLHGTVADRSASIMSALDRSLIIGSVAVVFGGCALGVLIGGQLSRRLRKAAAAAGRVAQGNTDVRVGEAIGGLVRDETDELARAVDALTDALNARIEAERRVTADIAHELRTPVTGLLTAAELLPPGRPTELVRDRAQAMRTLVEDVLEVARLDSASERAELQEIALGEFVGRRVSLLNPDIRIQVVHESWVNTDPRRLERILGNLLANAAKHGATPVEVTVEGRVVRVRDHGPGFPEALLREGPSRFRTGATDRAGHGHGLGLTIAAGQARVLGARLTFRNATPEGAVEREGEGGAIAVLWLPEHAPTATGSFPMLPHLMD, from the coding sequence ATGAAGCGGCTCGTCCTGCGCACCGGGGTCAGGTGGAAGATCAGCATCGCGATCGCCGCCGTCGGTGCGCTGGTCGCGGTGGCGCTGAGCCTGGTGGTGCACAACTCCGCCCGGGTCTCCATGCTCGACAACGCGCGCGAGTTCCAGATGGAGCGGCTGCTGTTCGCCCAGCGGATGTACGAGACGACCAAGGACCCGAAGTTCGGCACGAAGATCAACGACCCCGCCCTCCCGCGCGATCTGCACCGGAAGATGAAGGAGGGGCGGCGCGCGACCTTCGTGCACGAGAACGCGAACGGGTCGCCGGACATCTGGGCGGCCGTGCCCATGTCCAACGGCTCGGTGCTCTCGCTGCACGGTACGGTCGCCGACCGCAGCGCCTCGATCATGTCGGCGCTGGACCGCTCCCTGATCATCGGTTCGGTCGCGGTGGTCTTCGGCGGCTGCGCCCTGGGCGTGCTGATCGGCGGGCAGCTCTCGCGCAGACTGCGCAAGGCCGCCGCGGCGGCGGGCCGGGTGGCGCAGGGGAACACGGACGTACGGGTCGGGGAGGCCATCGGCGGGCTCGTCCGCGACGAGACCGACGAGCTGGCGCGTGCCGTGGACGCCCTGACGGACGCGCTGAACGCGCGTATCGAGGCGGAGCGCCGGGTCACCGCCGATATCGCCCATGAGCTGCGTACCCCCGTCACGGGACTGCTCACGGCCGCCGAGCTGCTGCCGCCGGGCCGCCCCACGGAGCTGGTACGGGACCGGGCGCAGGCGATGCGGACGCTGGTCGAGGACGTCCTCGAAGTGGCCCGGCTGGACAGCGCGTCGGAGCGCGCGGAGTTGCAGGAGATCGCGCTCGGCGAGTTCGTCGGGCGCCGGGTGTCGCTGCTGAACCCGGACATCAGGATCCAGGTGGTGCACGAGTCCTGGGTGAACACCGATCCGCGCCGGCTGGAGCGCATCCTCGGCAATCTGCTGGCGAACGCGGCCAAGCACGGCGCGACCCCGGTCGAGGTCACGGTCGAGGGCCGGGTCGTGCGCGTACGCGACCACGGTCCCGGTTTCCCCGAGGCGCTGCTGCGCGAGGGCCCGAGCCGCTTCCGTACGGGCGCCACCGACCGGGCGGGCCACGGCCACGGGCTGGGTCTGACGATCGCGGCGGGCCAGGCCCGGGTCCTCGGCGCGCGGCTCACCTTCCGCAACGCGACGCCGGAGGGCGCGGTGGAGCGCGAGGGCGAGGGCGGCGCGATCGCGGTCCTGTGGCTGCCGGAACACGCGCCGACGGCGACGGGCAGCTTCCCGATGCTGCCGCACCTGATGGACTAG